One Brassica napus cultivar Da-Ae chromosome C2, Da-Ae, whole genome shotgun sequence DNA window includes the following coding sequences:
- the LOC106377948 gene encoding uncharacterized protein LOC106377948 isoform X1: MSGTPTQSRRPLSRGTSSSSAPFVSRESPSAPSQDGQPLPTNMDIDELIRQPGRETLPRLNPNYKTIPNTTVFGLSESGVSKSLLRIVYSGLLPKGWPTYAEIPPRYRNLWFRQFAQEYNWDSGLTGRVKISFDQYATRYYSGRISEWKKVWEAGKTPKNVSLTVLEELIVHWGKPETKAQSETNSKNKRSDRGGKGAYVHNLGSTSLLSRERQLAVPKKKGRYVGIGRSINDGLSSSVHSLYPVDDLMEQIKNKDEEIAFLKTDNAEIRVELQVTKSLTETIMDKQRIVLEKIFSFYFIFKLVM; this comes from the exons AT gTCTGGAACACCTACACAGTCTCGACGTCCTTTATCTCGAGGTACTAGTAGTTCTTCAGCGCCTTTTGTATCTCGGGAATCACCATCCGCACCTTCTCAGGATGGACAGCCATTGCCGACTAACATGGACATTGACGAGTTGATCCGGCAACCTGGCCGAGAAACTCTTCCACGTCTTAATCCTAATTATAAAACCATTCCAAACACCACCGT GTTTGGATTATCAGAGAGTGGTGTCAGCAAAAGTCTTCTGAGAATTGTTTACTCTGGTTTGCTACCGAAAGGTTGGCCGACATATGCAGAGATTCCTCCACGCTACCGCAACCTCTGGTTTCGGCAATTTGCG CAAGAGTACAATTGGGATTCAGGATTGACTGGGAGAGTGAAGATCTCATTTGATCAATACGCCACTAGATACTACAGCGGTCGAATCAGTGAGTGGAAAAAAGTGTGGGAGGCTGGGAAAACCCCTAAGAACGTCAGCCTGACTGTTTTGGAGGAGTTGATAGTTC attggGGGAAACCAGAAACAAAGGCCCAGTCAGAAACCAACTCGAAGAACAAGCGTAGTGACCGTGGCGGGAAAGGAGCTTATGTCCACAACCTTGGCTCAACTAGTTTACTTTCTCGAGAACGTCAACTA GCTGTTCCAAAGAAGAAAGGTCGATACGTTGGGATAGGTCGTTCAATCAATGATGGATTATCTTCTTCGGTTCATTCTCTTTATCCCGTTGACGACCTCATGGAACAGATCAAGAACAAAGACGAGGAGATTGCGTTCTTGAAGACCGACAATGCTGAGATCCGGGTTGAGCTGCAAGTAACCAAGAGTCTCACCGAAACAATTATGGATAAACAAAGAATcgttttggagaagatttttagtttttattttattttcaaacttgtAATGTAA
- the LOC106377948 gene encoding uncharacterized protein LOC106377948 isoform X2, translating into MSGTPTQSRRPLSRGTSSSSAPFVSRESPSAPSQDGQPLPTNMDIDELIRQPGRETLPRLNPNYKTIPNTTVFGLSESGVSKSLLRIVYSGLLPKGWPTYAEIPPRYRNLWFRQFAQEYNWDSGLTGRVKISFDQYATRYYSGRISEWKKVWEAGKTPKNVSLTVLEELIVHWGKPETKAQSETNSKNKRSDRGGKGAYVHNLGSTSLLSRERQLKQRPSQKPTRRTSVVTVAGKELMSTTLAQLVYFLENVNYDTNKQTGEIQDLLIKDVCDLVQTRADDIISTQVSQSEDGSFAFSNT; encoded by the exons AT gTCTGGAACACCTACACAGTCTCGACGTCCTTTATCTCGAGGTACTAGTAGTTCTTCAGCGCCTTTTGTATCTCGGGAATCACCATCCGCACCTTCTCAGGATGGACAGCCATTGCCGACTAACATGGACATTGACGAGTTGATCCGGCAACCTGGCCGAGAAACTCTTCCACGTCTTAATCCTAATTATAAAACCATTCCAAACACCACCGT GTTTGGATTATCAGAGAGTGGTGTCAGCAAAAGTCTTCTGAGAATTGTTTACTCTGGTTTGCTACCGAAAGGTTGGCCGACATATGCAGAGATTCCTCCACGCTACCGCAACCTCTGGTTTCGGCAATTTGCG CAAGAGTACAATTGGGATTCAGGATTGACTGGGAGAGTGAAGATCTCATTTGATCAATACGCCACTAGATACTACAGCGGTCGAATCAGTGAGTGGAAAAAAGTGTGGGAGGCTGGGAAAACCCCTAAGAACGTCAGCCTGACTGTTTTGGAGGAGTTGATAGTTCATTGGGGGAAACCAGAAACAAAGGCCCAGTCAGAAACCAACTCGAAGAACAAGCGTAGTGACCGTGGCGGGAAAGGAGCTTATGTCCACAACCTTGGCTCAACTAGTTTACTTTCTCGAGAACGTCAACTA AAACAAAGGCCCAGTCAGAAACCAACTCGAAGAACAAGCGTAGTGACCGTGGCGGGAAAGGAGCTTATGTCCACAACCTTGGCTCAACTAGTTTACTTTCTCGAGAACGTCAACTA tgacaccAACAAACAGACTGGGGAAATTCAGGATTTGCTTATAAAGGATGTATGCGATCTTGTCCAGACCAGAGCAGATGACATCATCTCAACCCAAGTTTCTCAATCTGAAGATGGATCTTTTGCTTTCTCCAACACCTGA
- the LOC106377948 gene encoding uncharacterized protein LOC106377948 isoform X8: protein MSGTPTQSRRPLSRGTSSSSAPFVSRESPSAPSQDGQPLPTNMDIDELIRQPGRETLPRLNPNYKTIPNTTVFGLSESGVSKSLLRIVYSGLLPKGWPTYAEIPPRYRNLWFRQFAQEYNWDSGLTGRVKISFDQYATRYYSGRISEWKKVWEAGKTPKNVSLTVLEELIVHWGKPETKAQSETNSKNKRSDRGGKGAYVHNLGSTSLLSRERQLTRADDIISTQVSQSEDGSFAFSNT, encoded by the exons AT gTCTGGAACACCTACACAGTCTCGACGTCCTTTATCTCGAGGTACTAGTAGTTCTTCAGCGCCTTTTGTATCTCGGGAATCACCATCCGCACCTTCTCAGGATGGACAGCCATTGCCGACTAACATGGACATTGACGAGTTGATCCGGCAACCTGGCCGAGAAACTCTTCCACGTCTTAATCCTAATTATAAAACCATTCCAAACACCACCGT GTTTGGATTATCAGAGAGTGGTGTCAGCAAAAGTCTTCTGAGAATTGTTTACTCTGGTTTGCTACCGAAAGGTTGGCCGACATATGCAGAGATTCCTCCACGCTACCGCAACCTCTGGTTTCGGCAATTTGCG CAAGAGTACAATTGGGATTCAGGATTGACTGGGAGAGTGAAGATCTCATTTGATCAATACGCCACTAGATACTACAGCGGTCGAATCAGTGAGTGGAAAAAAGTGTGGGAGGCTGGGAAAACCCCTAAGAACGTCAGCCTGACTGTTTTGGAGGAGTTGATAGTTC attggGGGAAACCAGAAACAAAGGCCCAGTCAGAAACCAACTCGAAGAACAAGCGTAGTGACCGTGGCGGGAAAGGAGCTTATGTCCACAACCTTGGCTCAACTAGTTTACTTTCTCGAGAACGTCAACTA ACCAGAGCAGATGACATCATCTCAACCCAAGTTTCTCAATCTGAAGATGGATCTTTTGCTTTCTCCAACACCTGA
- the LOC106377948 gene encoding uncharacterized protein LOC106377948 isoform X3, translating into MSGTPTQSRRPLSRGTSSSSAPFVSRESPSAPSQDGQPLPTNMDIDELIRQPGRETLPRLNPNYKTIPNTTVFGLSESGVSKSLLRIVYSGLLPKGWPTYAEIPPRYRNLWFRQFAQEYNWDSGLTGRVKISFDQYATRYYSGRISEWKKVWEAGKTPKNVSLTVLEELIVHWGKPETKAQSETNSKNKRSDRGGKGAYVHNLGSTSLLSRERQLIVANGGNPVDAFALLKSAHTLQENSKDTEGKNRRNFVGISIFRRHTDETSPRK; encoded by the exons AT gTCTGGAACACCTACACAGTCTCGACGTCCTTTATCTCGAGGTACTAGTAGTTCTTCAGCGCCTTTTGTATCTCGGGAATCACCATCCGCACCTTCTCAGGATGGACAGCCATTGCCGACTAACATGGACATTGACGAGTTGATCCGGCAACCTGGCCGAGAAACTCTTCCACGTCTTAATCCTAATTATAAAACCATTCCAAACACCACCGT GTTTGGATTATCAGAGAGTGGTGTCAGCAAAAGTCTTCTGAGAATTGTTTACTCTGGTTTGCTACCGAAAGGTTGGCCGACATATGCAGAGATTCCTCCACGCTACCGCAACCTCTGGTTTCGGCAATTTGCG CAAGAGTACAATTGGGATTCAGGATTGACTGGGAGAGTGAAGATCTCATTTGATCAATACGCCACTAGATACTACAGCGGTCGAATCAGTGAGTGGAAAAAAGTGTGGGAGGCTGGGAAAACCCCTAAGAACGTCAGCCTGACTGTTTTGGAGGAGTTGATAGTTC attggGGGAAACCAGAAACAAAGGCCCAGTCAGAAACCAACTCGAAGAACAAGCGTAGTGACCGTGGCGGGAAAGGAGCTTATGTCCACAACCTTGGCTCAACTAGTTTACTTTCTCGAGAACGTCAACTA ATTGTAGCGAACGGGGGTAACCCTGTCGATGCTTTCGCTCTATTGAAGTCTGCtcacacactacaagaaaacagcaaggatactgagggaaaaaatcgtcggaatttcgtcggaatatcgatattccgacgacataccgacgaaacaagtcctcggaaataa
- the LOC106377948 gene encoding uncharacterized protein LOC106377948 isoform X4, whose product MSGTPTQSRRPLSRGTSSSSAPFVSRESPSAPSQDGQPLPTNMDIDELIRQPGRETLPRLNPNYKTIPNTTVFGLSESGVSKSLLRIVYSGLLPKGWPTYAEIPPRYRNLWFRQFAQEYNWDSGLTGRVKISFDQYATRYYSGRISEWKKVWEAGKTPKNVSLTVLEELIVHWGKPETKAQSETNSKNKRSDRGGKGAYVHNLGSTSLLSRERQLIVANGGNPVDAFALLKSAHTLQENSKDTEGKNRRNFVGISIFRRHTDETSPRK is encoded by the exons AT gTCTGGAACACCTACACAGTCTCGACGTCCTTTATCTCGAGGTACTAGTAGTTCTTCAGCGCCTTTTGTATCTCGGGAATCACCATCCGCACCTTCTCAGGATGGACAGCCATTGCCGACTAACATGGACATTGACGAGTTGATCCGGCAACCTGGCCGAGAAACTCTTCCACGTCTTAATCCTAATTATAAAACCATTCCAAACACCACCGT GTTTGGATTATCAGAGAGTGGTGTCAGCAAAAGTCTTCTGAGAATTGTTTACTCTGGTTTGCTACCGAAAGGTTGGCCGACATATGCAGAGATTCCTCCACGCTACCGCAACCTCTGGTTTCGGCAATTTGCG CAAGAGTACAATTGGGATTCAGGATTGACTGGGAGAGTGAAGATCTCATTTGATCAATACGCCACTAGATACTACAGCGGTCGAATCAGTGAGTGGAAAAAAGTGTGGGAGGCTGGGAAAACCCCTAAGAACGTCAGCCTGACTGTTTTGGAGGAGTTGATAGTTCATTGGGGGAAACCAGAAACAAAGGCCCAGTCAGAAACCAACTCGAAGAACAAGCGTAGTGACCGTGGCGGGAAAGGAGCTTATGTCCACAACCTTGGCTCAACTAGTTTACTTTCTCGAGAACGTCAACTA ATTGTAGCGAACGGGGGTAACCCTGTCGATGCTTTCGCTCTATTGAAGTCTGCtcacacactacaagaaaacagcaaggatactgagggaaaaaatcgtcggaatttcgtcggaatatcgatattccgacgacataccgacgaaacaagtcctcggaaataa
- the LOC106377948 gene encoding uncharacterized protein LOC106377948 isoform X7: protein MSGTPTQSRRPLSRGTSSSSAPFVSRESPSAPSQDGQPLPTNMDIDELIRQPGRETLPRLNPNYKTIPNTTVFGLSESGVSKSLLRIVYSGLLPKGWPTYAEIPPRYRNLWFRQFAQEYNWDSGLTGRVKISFDQYATRYYSGRISEWKKVWEAGKTPKNVSLTVLEELIVHWGKPETKAQSETNSKNKRSDRGGKGAYVHNLGSTSLLSRERQLKQRPSQKPTRRTSVVTVAGKELMSTTLAQLVYFLENVN from the exons AT gTCTGGAACACCTACACAGTCTCGACGTCCTTTATCTCGAGGTACTAGTAGTTCTTCAGCGCCTTTTGTATCTCGGGAATCACCATCCGCACCTTCTCAGGATGGACAGCCATTGCCGACTAACATGGACATTGACGAGTTGATCCGGCAACCTGGCCGAGAAACTCTTCCACGTCTTAATCCTAATTATAAAACCATTCCAAACACCACCGT GTTTGGATTATCAGAGAGTGGTGTCAGCAAAAGTCTTCTGAGAATTGTTTACTCTGGTTTGCTACCGAAAGGTTGGCCGACATATGCAGAGATTCCTCCACGCTACCGCAACCTCTGGTTTCGGCAATTTGCG CAAGAGTACAATTGGGATTCAGGATTGACTGGGAGAGTGAAGATCTCATTTGATCAATACGCCACTAGATACTACAGCGGTCGAATCAGTGAGTGGAAAAAAGTGTGGGAGGCTGGGAAAACCCCTAAGAACGTCAGCCTGACTGTTTTGGAGGAGTTGATAGTTCATTGGGGGAAACCAGAAACAAAGGCCCAGTCAGAAACCAACTCGAAGAACAAGCGTAGTGACCGTGGCGGGAAAGGAGCTTATGTCCACAACCTTGGCTCAACTAGTTTACTTTCTCGAGAACGTCAACTA AAACAAAGGCCCAGTCAGAAACCAACTCGAAGAACAAGCGTAGTGACCGTGGCGGGAAAGGAGCTTATGTCCACAACCTTGGCTCAACTAGTTTACTTTCTCGAGAACGTCAACTA
- the LOC106377948 gene encoding uncharacterized protein LOC106377948 isoform X9 — protein sequence MSGTPTQSRRPLSRGTSSSSAPFVSRESPSAPSQDGQPLPTNMDIDELIRQPGRETLPRLNPNYKTIPNTTVFGLSESGVSKSLLRIVYSGLLPKGWPTYAEIPPRYRNLWFRQFAQEYNWDSGLTGRVKISFDQYATRYYSGRISEWKKVWEAGKTPKNVSLTVLEELIVHWGKPETKAQSETNSKNKRSDRGGKGAYVHNLGSTSLLSRERQLVQGTR from the exons AT gTCTGGAACACCTACACAGTCTCGACGTCCTTTATCTCGAGGTACTAGTAGTTCTTCAGCGCCTTTTGTATCTCGGGAATCACCATCCGCACCTTCTCAGGATGGACAGCCATTGCCGACTAACATGGACATTGACGAGTTGATCCGGCAACCTGGCCGAGAAACTCTTCCACGTCTTAATCCTAATTATAAAACCATTCCAAACACCACCGT GTTTGGATTATCAGAGAGTGGTGTCAGCAAAAGTCTTCTGAGAATTGTTTACTCTGGTTTGCTACCGAAAGGTTGGCCGACATATGCAGAGATTCCTCCACGCTACCGCAACCTCTGGTTTCGGCAATTTGCG CAAGAGTACAATTGGGATTCAGGATTGACTGGGAGAGTGAAGATCTCATTTGATCAATACGCCACTAGATACTACAGCGGTCGAATCAGTGAGTGGAAAAAAGTGTGGGAGGCTGGGAAAACCCCTAAGAACGTCAGCCTGACTGTTTTGGAGGAGTTGATAGTTC attggGGGAAACCAGAAACAAAGGCCCAGTCAGAAACCAACTCGAAGAACAAGCGTAGTGACCGTGGCGGGAAAGGAGCTTATGTCCACAACCTTGGCTCAACTAGTTTACTTTCTCGAGAACGTCAACTA